A region from the Candidatus Binatia bacterium genome encodes:
- a CDS encoding 5'-3' exonuclease H3TH domain-containing protein, whose protein sequence is MQVHLVDGTYELFRHFFALPSHLDADGNEMAAARGVVGSVVMMLENGATHLGVATDHVVESFRNDMWEGYKTGEGMEPTLLEQFHPLENLLGALGIAVWPMVEFEADDGLASAAAVASADSRVKKVFICTPDKDLAQCVEGSRVVLMDRRKNVISDTKGVVEKFGVPPESITDYLALVGDTADGFPGLPGWGAKSAATVLARYGHLENIPDDVETWKVKPRSAARLADALAEGREDAMLFKQLATLRTDAPVGRSVDDWHWQGPSEHFAPMCEKLGAMNLLKRAERIAAKQA, encoded by the coding sequence ATGCAGGTCCACCTCGTCGACGGAACGTACGAGCTCTTCCGACACTTCTTCGCCCTGCCCTCCCATCTCGATGCCGACGGAAACGAGATGGCCGCGGCCCGCGGTGTGGTGGGCTCGGTCGTCATGATGCTCGAGAACGGCGCTACCCACCTCGGCGTGGCGACCGATCACGTCGTGGAATCGTTCCGGAATGACATGTGGGAGGGCTACAAGACCGGCGAAGGCATGGAGCCCACGCTCCTGGAGCAGTTCCATCCGCTCGAGAATCTCCTGGGCGCCCTCGGCATCGCCGTGTGGCCGATGGTGGAGTTCGAAGCGGACGACGGACTCGCGTCGGCCGCGGCGGTCGCGAGCGCCGATTCCCGCGTGAAGAAGGTCTTCATCTGCACGCCCGACAAGGATCTCGCGCAGTGCGTCGAAGGAAGCCGGGTCGTTCTGATGGATCGCCGCAAGAACGTCATCAGTGACACGAAGGGCGTCGTCGAGAAGTTCGGCGTCCCCCCCGAATCGATCACGGACTACCTGGCTCTAGTCGGCGATACCGCCGACGGCTTTCCCGGCCTTCCCGGATGGGGCGCCAAATCGGCGGCCACCGTGCTGGCCCGCTACGGACATCTCGAAAACATCCCCGACGACGTCGAGACGTGGAAGGTCAAGCCCCGCAGCGCAGCGCGCCTCGCAGACGCGTTGGCCGAGGGGCGTGAAGACGCCATGTTGTTTAAGCAGCTCGCGACGCTTCGGACGGACGCGCCGGTCGGACGATCGGTGGACGACTGGCACTGGCAGGGTCCGAGCGAGCACTTCGCACCGATGTGCGAAAAGCTTGGCGCGATGAATCTCCTGAAACGCGCCGAGAGGATCGCGGCGAAGCAGGCGTAA
- a CDS encoding PadR family transcriptional regulator produces the protein MLQHAILTLLQDGADHGYRLKQRLDGLLGPVWCVNVGQVYQVLDRLRRQRWVEELPPETNQRGGHERWPVAITAEGEAELARWRSAEVRPTRPPGPARNQILGRLAVGGRACLEEILEGVLVERAVYARELDLVADLTREFEDADTTVESAKFLALEASRLSIRAHIEWLELCAAHLNADAYDAQARTGRPRRRASLERSGPGG, from the coding sequence ATGCTCCAGCACGCGATCCTCACGCTGCTGCAGGACGGCGCCGACCACGGCTACCGCCTGAAACAACGCCTTGACGGTCTGCTCGGACCGGTGTGGTGCGTAAACGTCGGGCAGGTCTATCAGGTGCTCGACCGACTGCGCCGTCAGCGATGGGTCGAGGAGCTTCCTCCGGAGACGAACCAACGGGGCGGCCACGAGCGCTGGCCCGTTGCGATCACAGCGGAAGGCGAGGCCGAGCTCGCACGATGGCGAAGCGCAGAGGTTAGACCGACGAGGCCCCCCGGGCCCGCACGCAACCAAATCCTGGGGAGGCTCGCCGTCGGCGGGCGGGCCTGCCTGGAGGAGATCCTCGAGGGGGTCCTCGTCGAGCGCGCCGTCTACGCCCGCGAGCTCGATCTGGTCGCCGACCTCACTCGCGAATTCGAGGACGCGGACACGACCGTCGAGTCCGCGAAGTTTCTCGCTCTCGAGGCCTCGCGTCTGTCGATCCGCGCGCACATCGAATGGCTCGAGCTGTGCGCCGCACACCTCAACGCGGACGCGTACGATGCCCAAGCGCGAACAGGTCGTCCACGACGCCGTGCATCTCTGGAGAGAAGCGGTCCGGGTGGGTAG
- a CDS encoding potassium transporter Kup, with the protein MTQGGAEAWGKTSEGSDQADQEVQGPLPWLALGALGVVYGDIGTSPLYALRECFLGEHDLAITAPNVLGILSLIFWSLVMVISVKYLTFVMRADNHGEGGILALLSLTQASRTDRSGPLPRYVLLLLGLFAASLLYGEGVITPAISVLSAVEGLSVATDAFDPFIIPITIGILIGLFTVQYRGTAGIGAVFGPMMLIWFGTIGVLGATQIFAQHADHVSVLAALDPSWAISFLANSGEVGFLVLGSVVLVITGGEALYADMGHFGPRPIRLAWYTVVLPGLLLNYFGQGVLLLEHGAAVRNPFFELAPEWGLYPLVALATVATIIASQALISGSFSLTQAAVQLGYSPRFTIIHTSKTAHGQIYIPAVNRTLMVFCILLVLGFQESSELADAYGMAVMGTMTTTTLLFYAVARERWGWSRVRAGSAIAVFLLFDLTFLGANLVKFFEGGWFPLAVGAVLFTALTTWKRGRAEVGQILQGTRLPLDLFLRDVEATQCHRVPGTAVVMTSALDGVPSVLLHHFKHNKVLHERVVLMSFVSAIRPEVPNEDRVEVDESEHGFYRVQARFGFMEAPKIDLVVALCAEHGLKLDVDQTTFFLGRETLLATGTSPMATWRKHLFAVLSRNAPSATAYFGIPPNRVVELGAQLEL; encoded by the coding sequence ATGACGCAGGGGGGCGCCGAAGCGTGGGGCAAAACCTCCGAGGGGTCCGACCAGGCCGACCAGGAGGTCCAGGGCCCGCTGCCTTGGCTCGCGCTCGGGGCTCTGGGTGTCGTCTACGGTGACATCGGCACCTCGCCGCTCTACGCGCTGCGCGAGTGTTTTCTCGGCGAGCACGACCTGGCGATCACCGCGCCCAACGTGCTCGGCATCTTGTCGCTGATCTTCTGGTCGCTCGTGATGGTGATCAGCGTCAAATACCTCACGTTCGTCATGCGCGCGGACAACCACGGCGAAGGCGGGATCCTCGCGCTCCTGTCCCTGACGCAGGCCAGCCGAACCGATCGCAGTGGGCCGCTTCCGCGCTACGTCCTGTTGCTGCTGGGGCTATTCGCGGCCTCGCTGCTCTACGGCGAAGGCGTGATTACGCCAGCGATCTCGGTCCTCTCCGCGGTGGAGGGCCTCTCCGTCGCGACGGATGCGTTCGATCCGTTCATCATCCCGATCACGATCGGGATCCTGATCGGCCTGTTCACGGTCCAGTACCGCGGGACTGCGGGCATCGGCGCCGTCTTCGGGCCGATGATGTTGATCTGGTTCGGTACGATCGGCGTGCTCGGCGCAACGCAGATCTTCGCCCAACACGCCGACCACGTTTCCGTCCTGGCCGCACTCGATCCGAGCTGGGCGATTTCGTTTCTCGCGAACTCCGGCGAAGTCGGCTTCCTCGTGCTCGGCTCGGTGGTGTTGGTCATCACCGGCGGCGAAGCCCTGTACGCTGACATGGGCCACTTCGGCCCGCGGCCGATCCGACTCGCGTGGTACACCGTGGTCCTTCCCGGTTTGCTGCTGAACTACTTCGGGCAGGGCGTGCTTCTTCTCGAGCACGGCGCTGCGGTGCGGAATCCGTTCTTCGAACTCGCCCCGGAGTGGGGACTCTATCCCCTCGTGGCGCTCGCGACCGTCGCGACGATCATTGCCTCGCAGGCGTTGATCTCGGGATCGTTCTCGCTCACCCAGGCGGCCGTCCAGTTGGGCTACTCGCCGCGCTTCACGATCATCCACACCTCGAAGACGGCACACGGACAGATCTACATCCCGGCCGTGAACCGCACGTTGATGGTGTTCTGCATCCTTCTTGTTCTGGGCTTCCAGGAGTCGAGCGAGTTGGCCGACGCGTATGGCATGGCGGTCATGGGCACGATGACCACCACGACCTTGCTGTTCTACGCCGTCGCGCGAGAGCGCTGGGGCTGGTCACGTGTTCGTGCGGGTAGCGCCATCGCGGTCTTCTTGCTCTTCGATCTTACGTTCCTCGGCGCGAACCTCGTGAAATTCTTCGAAGGCGGTTGGTTCCCGCTGGCGGTCGGCGCGGTCCTTTTCACGGCACTGACGACGTGGAAGCGTGGTCGCGCTGAGGTGGGGCAGATCCTCCAAGGGACCCGCCTCCCTCTGGACCTCTTCTTGCGGGACGTCGAGGCGACGCAGTGCCACCGCGTGCCGGGTACGGCGGTCGTCATGACCTCCGCGCTCGACGGCGTGCCGAGCGTCCTGCTGCATCACTTCAAGCACAACAAGGTGCTCCACGAGCGTGTCGTCCTCATGTCGTTCGTCTCGGCGATCCGGCCCGAGGTTCCGAACGAGGACCGGGTCGAGGTCGACGAATCCGAACATGGCTTCTATCGCGTCCAAGCTCGGTTCGGATTTATGGAGGCCCCGAAGATCGATCTGGTGGTCGCGCTGTGCGCGGAGCATGGTCTGAAGCTCGATGTCGACCAGACCACGTTCTTTCTCGGGCGTGAGACGCTTCTCGCGACCGGGACGTCTCCGATGGCCACCTGGCGGAAGCACTTGTTCGCGGTGCTGTCGCGCAACGCGCCGTCCGCGACGGCGTACTTCGGTATCCCGCCGAACCGCGTCGTCGAGTTGGGCGCACAGCTCGAACTCTGA